GGGGTCGTGGGTGACGAGGAGCACGGCCACGCCGGCGCCCCGGACCGCCCGGATCGCGTCGAGCACCCTGTCCGTAGCGGTTACGCCAAGCGCCGCGGTGGGCTCGTCCAGGATGAGCACCCTGGGGGAGCCGGCCAGAGCACGCGCGATGGCGAGCGCCTGTCGCTGCCCTCCGGACAGCGCCGCCAGCGGCCGGTCGACGGGATCCAGCGACACCCCGAGGGCCGCGGCACCGGCTCGCGTCGCGGAGCGGCAGGCGGTCGCGTCCAGGGGCCGCAGCGGCGCGCCGCCCTGCTCCGCGCCCAGGACGAAGTTGCGCCACACGCTCATGAGCGGCGCGAGCGCCAGGTGCTGGTGCACGACCGCGATGCCCGCCCTGCGCGCATGTGCGGGCGAGCGCAGCCGCGCCTTCCGGCCGTCGAGCAGCACGGCGCCCTGGTCCGGAGCCTCGACCCCCGTGAGGGTCCGGATCAGCGTGCTCTTCCCGGCCCCATTGTCCCCTACCAAGCACGTGACCCGGCCCGCGTGCAGCCGAAGCGAGGCCTCGCGCAGCGCGTCGACGGCGCCGTAGGAGCGGCTCACCTCGCGCGCCTCGAGGACGGGCGTCGTCGCGCCCGCTGCAGACGGCGGCACGGCAGGCGCGAACTGCGTCGGGGCGGGCGGGGCTTCGGTCTCGCCCGCGTGCGCCGCCGATCTCGCCGCGGCGATCCTGGACCTGTGGTTCAGCCACGCGGCGCCCAGCAGTAGCGCACCGAGCGCCGCCTGGAACCAGTCCGCGTCGACCCCGGTGATGACCATCCCCTGGCGCGCGACTCCGTAGATCAGCGCGCCGAACGCCGCGCCGAGGACGCTGCCGTACCCGCCGGTCAGGAGCGCGCCCCCGATGACCGCCGCCACGATGGCGTGGAATTCCTGGCCCTGCCCGCGCAGCGCGTCGGAGCCGCCGAAGCGCAGCAACTGGATCAGCGCGATCAGCCACGCGGCGACCGATGTCGTCACGAACAGCGTCACCTTGACCCCGCGCACCGGGACCCCCGCGGCGCGCGCGGACTCAGGAGCCCCGCCGGCCGCCAGGATCCAGTTTCCCAGCACGGAACGCGCGAGCACCCAGCCGAGCGCCGCCGTGATCGCGACCCACCAGCCGATGGAGACGCGCAGCCCGGCGACCTCGGAAGCCAGCAGCGCGCGCAGCGCCTCCCACGTCGCGCTCGACCCGGACGCCGCGAGCTGCGTGCTCCCGGTCAGCCCTCTCGCGAGCCCGATGGTCGCCCCGCGCACCGCGAACATCACCGCGAGCGTTACGATGAGGGACGGCAGGCCGGTGCGCACGACGACGGCGCCGTTGAACGCGCCGATCGCGCCGGCCAGCGCGAGGCCGGCCAGCGCGGCCACGGTGGGATCCCAGCCCGCCTCGCCGATCAGCCCCGCCATCAGCATCCCGGACGCGCC
This genomic interval from Gemmatimonadota bacterium contains the following:
- a CDS encoding ATP-binding cassette domain-containing protein; amino-acid sequence: LFFALAAGPAFRSWAGLATVLNAAAPLGILAAAVALLMIAGEFDLSVGATIGASGMLMAGLIGEAGWDPTVAALAGLALAGAIGAFNGAVVVRTGLPSLIVTLAVMFAVRGATIGLARGLTGSTQLAASGSSATWEALRALLASEVAGLRVSIGWWVAITAALGWVLARSVLGNWILAAGGAPESARAAGVPVRGVKVTLFVTTSVAAWLIALIQLLRFGGSDALRGQGQEFHAIVAAVIGGALLTGGYGSVLGAAFGALIYGVARQGMVITGVDADWFQAALGALLLGAAWLNHRSRIAAARSAAHAGETEAPPAPTQFAPAVPPSAAGATTPVLEAREVSRSYGAVDALREASLRLHAGRVTCLVGDNGAGKSTLIRTLTGVEAPDQGAVLLDGRKARLRSPAHARRAGIAVVHQHLALAPLMSVWRNFVLGAEQGGAPLRPLDATACRSATRAGAAALGVSLDPVDRPLAALSGGQRQALAIARALAGSPRVLILDEPTAALGVTATDRVLDAIRAVRGAGVAVLLVTHDPAQALAVGDDIVVLARGGVVADESAERYSAARLRSLMRGIDPQDT